One Malania oleifera isolate guangnan ecotype guangnan chromosome 9, ASM2987363v1, whole genome shotgun sequence DNA segment encodes these proteins:
- the LOC131164530 gene encoding plastidal glycolate/glycerate translocator 1, chloroplastic produces the protein MATASAIPQKLPSSLSAPHHSKICFPSCLCSQLNSQRKPQKTSPVAFNHVGLSYKCFNSRESPAPIRVPEAKSAFLRVGSYKTFSTRRVPTNAMVTDSGSASPPFQTVFELLHLVISLGIILAMDKFLKQAFVAAAIKFPSALFGMFCIFSILMVLDSTAPSAAMNLMKFFEPALMFIQRWLPLFYVPSLVVLPLAVKDIPTASGLKICFIIAAGWLASLSVAGFTAIAVRKIVRTEMIPAEPMAKPSPFSDIEVWTWSGVFVISFICASVFPTALGTSARTCVPFLLAATVLGYMVGSGLPSDVKKVFHPIICCALSADLTALAFGYLSRSGFDTVLGYYLTKAASNPGAGDILMGFLGSVIISFAFSMFKQRKLVKRHAAEIFASVIISTIFSLYSTALIGRLIGLEPSLTVSILPRCITVALALSIVSFFEGANSSLTAAVVVVTGLVGANFVQAMLDKLQFRDPIARGIATASSAHGLGTAALSAKEPEALPFCAIAYALTGIFGSLICSIPEVRQSLIAIVG, from the exons ATGGCAACCGCGTCGGCAATTCCACAGAAGCTTCCTTCCTCTCTTTCTGCTCCCCACCACTCGAAAATCTGTTTTCCCTCTTGTCTCTGTTCACAGTTGAACTCCCAGCGGAAACCTCAAAAAACATCACCAGTTGCTTTCAACCATGTCGGACTCTCTTATAAATGCTTCAATTCCCGGGAATCGCCTGCACCCATTAGAGTTCCTGAAGCTAAATCGGCGTTCTTGCGAGTGGGTTCTTATAAAACTTTCTCGACTCGAAGAGTTCCTACAAATGCCATGGTGACAGACAGCGGTAGCGCTTCCCCACCTTTCCAAACT GTGTTTGAGCTTTTGCATTTGGTCATTTCGCTTGGGATTATCCTTGCAATGGATAAATTCCTGAAGCAAGCTTTTGTGGCGGCTGCCATTAAATTTCCAAGTGCTTTATTTGGGATGTTTTGTATATTCTCCATTCTTATGGTTCTTGATTCTACTGCGCCCTCTGCTGCAATGAACTTGATGAAATTCTTCGAGCCTGCACTTATGTTTATCCAGAGGTGGCTTCCTCTGTTCTATGTTCCTTCATTGGTGGTTTTGCCCCTTGCTGTTAAAGATATTCCCACAGCTTCAGGGCTCAAGATATGTTTCATCATAG CTGCAGGCTGGCTTGCTTCATTGTCTGTTGCAGGTTTTACAGCTATAGCTGTGAGAAAAATTGTAAGGACAGAAATGATACCTGCTGAGCCTATGGCAAAACCTTCACCTTTTTCTGACATTGAAGTATGGACTTGGAGTGGAGTTTTCGTTATATCATTTATTTGCGCAAGTGTATTTCCAACAGCCTTGGGAACAAGTGCGAGAACATGCGTTCCTTTCCTACTTGCAGCTACTGTGTTAGGTTACATGGTTGGTTCTGG GTTACCTTCTGATGTGAAGAAGGTTTTCCATCCAATTATCTGCTGTGCATTATCTGCAGATCTTACAGCATTGGCATTTGGTTACTTGTCTCGCTCTGGATTTGATACTGTTCTAG GATATTACCTGACAAAGGCTGCATCTAATCCTGGAGCTGGTGACATTCTAATGGGATTTTTGGGTTCTGTTATTATTTCTTTTGCCTTTTCGATGTTCAAACAGAGAAAG CTTGTGAAGAGGCATGCAGCTGAGATTTTTGCATCTGTAATTATCTCAACAATATTTTCGTTGTATTCGACTGCCCTCATAGGACGGCTTATTGGATTAGAACCATCTTTGACTGTTTCTATATTACCCAGATGCATTACTGTGGCACTAGCCCTTAGCATCGTGTCCTTTTTCGAAG GTGCCAATTCATCTCTTACTGCTGCTGTAGTTGTAGTAACTGGACTAGTTGGAGCAAACTTTGTGCAAGCAATGCTTGATAAACTACAGTTCCGCGATCCTATTGCTCGAGGAATAGCTACAGCCTCTAG
- the LOC131164703 gene encoding 4-coumarate--CoA ligase-like 6, with protein sequence MNSPLTRHGSRNEEPTTVQNTTSISQKLDRPNYEHYWFCPETRIYNSKHPPRHIPSDPYLDVVSFIFSHRHNGVSALIDSSSGSSLSYSELFPLVKSVASGLREMGISQGDVVMILLPNSIYFPVILLGVLYVGAIVTTMNPLSSLSETKKRILDCCVRLAFTVAGKVENLKTLGVSTVEVPENANLDSELNDFPIFNKLISGNFGVVSRPVINQQDTAAIMSSSGTTGVSKGVVLTHGNFIAMIELFVRFEASQYENLPSENVYLAILPMFHIYGLSLFAMGFLSLGSSIVVMRKFDVDEAVNVIDRYKVTHFPVVPSILRALTVKAKCSSGRSLESLKQVSCGAAPLSRKVIDNFIQTLPHVDFIQGYGMTESTAIGTRGFNTQKLRKYTSVGLLAPNMQAKIVYWKSGSPMPPGESGELLIRGPGVMKGYLNNVKATTLIIDKDGWLHTGDIAYFDHDGYLYIIDRLKDVIKYKGFQIAPADLEAVLFSHPEVLDAAVVAARDETAGEVPVAFVVKKHGSALSESTIIDYVAQQVAPYKKVRKVVFTDVILKSATGKVLRRELKNLLTSKI encoded by the exons ATGAACAGCCCTCTTACCCGCCATGGCTCTCGAAATGAAGAACCCACTACGGTTCAGAACACCACTTCTATTTCTCAGAAGTTGGACCGCCCCAATTACGAACACTATTGGTTTTGTCCAGAAACGAGAATCTATAACAGCAAGCACCCGCCCAGACACATTCCTTCAGACCCCTATCTCGATGTTGTCTCCTTCATCTTCTCACACCGACACAATGGGGTTTCCGCTCTCATCGATTCCTCATCTGGGTCTTCTCTGTCTTACTCAGAGCTGTTCCCCTTGGTGAAATCCGTGGCTAGCGGTCTCCGCGAAATGGGTATCTCGCAAGGTGATGTAGTGATGATACTGTTGCCTAATTCCATTTACTTTCCTGTTATTTTGTTGGGTGTCTTGTATGTGGGTGCCATTGTCACTACCATGAATCCTCTCAGCAGTCTCTCAGAGACCAAGAAACGAATACTTGATTGTTGTGTGCGTCTTGCCTTTACCGTGGCTGGCAAAGTTGAAAATCTGAAGACGTTGGGTGTCTCTACAGTTGAGGTGCCGGAAAATGCAAATTTAGATTCAGAGCTGAACGATTTTCCCATTTTTAATAAGCTAATCTCTGGTAATTTTGGTGTAGTCTCAAGGCCGGTAATTAATCAGCAAGACACAGCGGCAATCATGTCATCTTCCGGGACTACTGGTGTTTCTAAAGGGGTTGTTCTTACACATGGGAACTTTATAGCAATGATTGAGCTTTTTGTTCGGTTTGAAGCGTCACagtatgagaatttaccttcagaGAATGTGTACTTAGCTATTCTACCAATGTTTCATATTTATGGCCTTTCACTTTTTGCAATGGGATTCTTGTCATTGGGTTCCTCCATTGTGGTGATGAGGAAGTTTGATGTTGATGAGGCAGTAAATGTTATTGATAGGTATAAAGTTACTCATTTCCCAGTCGTTCCGTCAATTTTAAGGGCATTAACAGTGAAAGCTAAGTGTTCTAGTGGAAGGAGCTTGGAAAGCTTAAAACAGGTTTCCTGTGGGGCAGCTCCTTTGAGCAGGAAAGTCATAGACAACTTCATTCAGACTCTCCCACATGTTGATTTCATTCAG GGTTATGGCATGACTGAGTCGACTGCAATAGGAACTCGTGGCTTTAATACTCAAAAGCTTCGGAAATATACTTCAGTAGGACTCTTGGCCCCAAACATGCAAGCTAAAATAGTCTATTGGAAGTCTGGTTCCCCTATGCCTCCTGGAGAAAGTGGTGAGTTGTTGATAAGAGGGCCTGGTGTTATGAAAG GATATCTAAATAATGTGAAGGCGACTACTTTGATAATTGATAAAGATGGCTGGCTGCACACTGGAGATATTGCTTATTTTGATCATGATGGTTACTTGTATATAATTGATCGTTTGAAAGATGTTATCAAATACAAGGGTTTTCAG ATCGCTCCTGCTGATTTAGAGGCTGTATTGTTTTCTCACCCAGAGGTCCTTGATGCTGCAGTAGTAGC TGCCAGAGATGAAACAGCTGGGGAGGTACCAGTGGCATTTGTAGTGAAGAAACATGGAAGTGCACTTTCCGAGTCAACCATAATAGACTATGTGGCTCAACAG GTTGCACCTTACAAGAAGGTGAGAAAGGTGGTCTTTACAGATGTAATACTGAAATCTGCAACTGGAAAGGTCCTCCGGAGGGAACTCAAGAACTTATTGACTTCTAAAATTTAG